The genomic stretch TATCATCACAGCATACTATATTAGTTAATCCGCTTCCCAAAACAGATATTATTTTTTTAGCTTTATTAAATAAACAAAATTGTTCTGCTATAGAATAGTCTTCAGGATATATAACTTTATATCCCAAAGGTAGAAGTACATCAAGTAATTCTTTCTCATTTATAATATTTCTAGTTTTTACTTTTTTACGGCTTATATATACTTTATCATGAAATTCAATATTACATTTATTTAATAATCCTTCAGTAAACTCTAAAAACTTGTCGCATTCCCATTTAAAAGGTTTTGAAGGTACTAAACAAGGAAAAGAACTAAAAAATAAATGTTCGCATTCTATCTTTTTTTCATCTGGAACATTAATAACATTTTTAACTCCGAATAATTCAAGACTTTCTTTATAAAATTTAGCTTTACAGCCTTCACTTATAATAAAATTATCTATTTTATCAAATAATCCAGAATCTTTTAGTATAAATAATCTTGATAATATATCATGAACCCAATGTCCGTAATATTCCTGAGCCGCAGATTTTAAAGCAAAAATATTACCTTTAATTCTAATTTTTCTGCGTAAATTAAAAAATAGAAATCTCCCTGATAACTGTGCACTAGGTTCTATCATATCATCATGTAAATTATCTTTTATCAATTTGTCATCTTTAGTAAATATGAATCCGCAGTCTGAATAAATTACAGCATTCTTTATAGAACATATATAATCAATTTTATTAGATGAGTTATATTGTATAGGTATATAATTTGTATATTCTGAATCTTTAGCATTAATTGATTTTTTTTTCAAATCGTCAGATATTTTTTTGGATAACTTATTTCTTATACTAGAATGCAATAATTTATTAAATATAGGCATTATTGCTCCTAAAGACTTTATTAAAACTTATTGAATTAAAAATACTGCTAAAAAAATATTTTATATAATTTTCTAACTTAATATAATATTTTACAATTAGGTATTGTATGATATAAAAATTAATAATATAAGAAATTAATTTATTTAGATGCGATGCGATGCGATGCGATGCGATGCGATGCGATGCGATGCGATGCGATGCGATGCGATGCGATGCGATGCGATGCGATGCGATGCGATGCGATGAACATGTAAAAATCCTATATATTAATTATTTTTTAAGAATTATTTAATAATATACATTAATTTGAAAAATTGTCAATAAAATACATTATTTTAATATTTTATTTATTTTACTTTTATATAAAAAATTATTAAAACATATTGACAAATATATAATTAATTATATATTACTTCACGTTTTTATTTATCAGAATAATTTTTTTAGAGATTATATTATGAATTCTATTAATAAAAAGAAAACACTCTTTGGAAATTTTGACTTTTATAAATTATGCATATCTATTGCAGTACCGGTAATGCTTCAGCAGCTTATAATGGGTATGGTATCATTAATAGATAATTTCATGGTGGCAGAACTAGGCGATATAAAAATGGCTGCCGTAAATGTATCTAATCAGTTAAACTTTATATATCTTGTTATACTCAATACCTGTTATGGGGCAGGCGGAATATATATGGCTCAGAATAATGGGGCTGATAATAAAGAAGGTATGCAGCAGGCTTTCAGATTTAAAGTTATACTTCCGCTTGTTATTTCTATTATCTATATGGTATTAATGCTTATTAATCCGGAAATATTTATGCGTTTAATGACTAGAGGAAATACTTCTCAGGAAGCTATACTTGTATCAAGTACAAAATATATGAGTATAATAGCTTTTACATTTATACCAATATCTATATCTGGTGCTATAGGTTCTTCATACAGAGAAATAGGAAAACCGCATATACCGCTTATAATATCTGTTATAGCTACATTATGCAATACTCTTGGAAACTATATATTAATATACGGTAATTTAGGAGCTCCAAGACTAGAAGAGAGAGGGGCTGCTATCGCCACACTCATAGCTAGAATAATAGAGATGGTACTATTCATAGCTTATATAAAACTCCATAAAGAGAAGTTTTATGTTAGAACTAGAGAAATATTAAAAGTAAAATTAAATGTATTTTATTCTATGCTCAAAAAATCTAGTTTGATATTTTTAAGCGAGATAAGCTGGGGTTTAAGCGAGATGTTTATGACAGCACTTTATAATAGTAGGGGAGGGGCTGAAACAGTTGCTGGAATGGCTTCTGGTTTTACAATAGCTAATATATTTTATCTTGTGTTTCAAGGTGTATTTGTTTCTACTATGGTTATAGTAGGCGGTACACTTGGAAGAGGGGAGCTTGAAGAGGCTAAAGATAAGGCAAGGTGGATTATGAATGGTGCTATTATAGCTGGTTTGATTGTAGGGCTTGTACAAATGTCATCAACTTTACTTATTCCAGTAATATTCTCAAAACTTACTGCTGATGCCCAAGCAATTACTAGAAATTTAGTTATATTAATATCATGCTATATGCCGGTATGGACTTATATTAATTCTCAGTTTGCAGTTTCTAGAGCTGGAGGAGATACAGTATTTGGTTTTGCTGTGGATGTACCTGTATCTTTATTTATGTTTGCTCCTTTGGCTTTGATACTTGCTAAATTTACTTCTGTAGGTCCTGTTGCTATGTTTGGTATAGCAAAATTAACTGACTTTGCTAAAATTACAATAGGTGTAATAATGCTTAAAAAAGAAAGATGGGTTAGAAAGCTTACAGAGTAAAATATTTTCGTATTTGTATCAAAAAATAATGATAAAATATACAGTATGTAATGCTGAAAATTATTGCAAGCTAGGTAAATACTTAATAAACTAATTCCGATTATATAAACGATATTTTATTTTTTAGTTAATTTTATTTTTTTCATACTTTTAATATCTTAAAATTAACTTATAATATATTGTAAATTGATTTAATTGTAGAGGATTTATGAATTACAATTTTTCTCTTATAACATTAGAATTAGGAATTCCAGTTATAGCAACTATTATATCTATTGTAGGTATAATATTATATGCTTATATATATTTTCAATTGTATGAAGAAACGCAGGCTATTATATTGTCTTTAGGTTTTTTATGTTTTGTATTTTCTGCTTTAGAAGCAATAAATATAATCATATCATTATATAGTCCTAATCACCCATTAACATTAAATTTATATAAATTTGAGCAATTAGCCTTATCTCTTACTATTATCCCTTGGCTTGCCTACATAAGAACCCAGCTTACATTAAGTGAGAAATTTCATTTTGTATTAGATAAGCTTTATATAGCAATTGTATTTATATTTATATTATTGTCTGCTATAGCCTTATTATATCCTCAGGCTTTTATATCTTCTAATAATCCTATAACTACTTTAAATGATACTATGAAACACAGTATAAAAAGCAGAGGAGAGTTAGGTCCTGTATATGTTTTCAGAGATTTTATATTTACAATATATTGTTTTGTTATTATATGTGCTTTTATATATGAAATGACTGTAAATAAAAAAGTTAAGAAAAATATACATTTTCTTGTTTTAATATCATTAATCTCTTTGGCATTTTTTGATGATTTTAATGGCGTATCAATATATAGAGAATATTCAAGTAATTTTTTGTTTTTTTCAAATTTAACTTTTTCAAGAATCACATTAGTATATGCTGTATTTAATGTTATAATGATATATTTTTCTGTAAGCAGATTTATTTCAGCGATACATAGGAAAACTACTCAGTCTTATGATTTGGAAAGCATAAAAGCTCAGGATTCTATTATTATTAATACAGCAATAAACACTTCTGAAAAATTATCAGAACTAAAAGATAATTTTGCAGACTCTGTAAATAATTTGGTAAGCAGAGTTGAAAACACATATTCAACAATTAATAATTTGAAAAATGATATAAATAAGGTTATAGAGTATACTAATGAATTTATAACTATAGAAAATTTCCAAATTAATGATGGCAAAATCAATGTAGATAAAATTAACGAATTAGTAGAGACTTATCCTAATTTGCAGATATCTGTAGAACTGCAGAAGAAAGCACTTGAAGAATCAAATTTAAAACTTCAGGAATCTGTAGAAAAAATATATAAGCTTCAGGCAGAAAGCAGAGATACAGTGAGTTTATTTGAAGATTTCCAAAAAAAACTTGAAGAGGAAAAAAATAATTTTATTAAAGAGTTTAGTAAATCAGAATCTTTTAATCAATTAAGTTTTCAAATTAATAGAATTATTTCTTTTATGACAAATATGTCTGATAAAACTAAGACTCTTGCCATAAACTCAAGTATACAGGCTTCAAAGGCTGGAGAATGGTATAATAATTTTTCTGTTGTATCTAAAGAGGTAGCAGAATTAGTATTTGAAACTTCTGATGCTACAAATAATATGCAAAAATTATTGTTTCAAATAGAGGATATATTTAAAAAGTTTAATTATTCAAGCAATAATATTACTAATAATGTATCTTTGCTTATAGAAGAGATGAAAAATCATTATGACAGGCTTAATAAATTTAATAAAAATATGGAAAAACAAAATGATTACAATATGAATATAATAAAAAATACTGATAAGATGTATAATTCAATATCAAATATGACTAATATTATTATTAATGAAGAGAATGATTTTCTTAATATAAAAAGCAAGATAGAAGAAATTAATGCTTATATATTGGATATATCAGAAAAAGCTTCTATAGAAAATAATGAGGTAAAAAATCTTATGAGAGATATGAATAAATTATTGGCTACTTCTAATGATTTAGAATCTGTTACTAGCAAACTTAATGAGGAGATGAAAAGATTCTTAGAATATACTAATGATTTAGAAGATAAGGTTGATGAATATTCTAAAGTAATTTAATAAGGAACAGATATGAATATATTATCAAATTTAATATTAGGATATAATATAACAATACTAAAATTATTAGTGCCTATTATTGGTATTTCTTTAATGTCCGTATTTATTATGTTATATTTATTACTTTCTATTAAAACGAAAAAGGCTATATATATTACTATTTCTGTTACACTTACATTTATACTCATTTATAATATTATATCTCTTATTATAATATTTTTTGAATTGTATGGTATCAATAAAACTATAGCTTTGAATATGTATACTGCCAATAGTATATTAATACTGATTGCTGTAATGCTTATGCCTATAAATACAAAGAGTTTTATATCTGGGAATAAAACTTTATCAAATGTAAATAATGTAGTTTTTATAACTGGTATAGTTTTATCGGTTGTATTAATAATTTTTACTATAATATATCCAAGCAGATTTTTGTCAGTTACTATTAATTATTATGATTCTTCCAGCGTATCATATTTCTTAAGACCTAGAGGTTTATTTTTCTTACTTAGAACTTGTATTATATTATTTGTATTTTTTGTAATGTTTATATCTTCTTTATCAGATATGATAATGAATTATAATTATAAAGTAAATATACCTATGATTATAGCAAATTCAATATCATTAATTTTAATAGTAAGATATTTATATGTGGATAAAACTTTAAATGGTCTTGATTATGATAGAATAGGGCTTGCTATAATAATATCATCTTCTTTTAGGTCTATATCAATATTTTCTTCATTTGCCAAAAATGCCCTTGATTCTATAAAGAGAGAGAGTATATTAAATAATAAACTTCATCTTAATTTAAAGACATTAAATAATATAGATAGAATCTCAGAGGAGCTAAATAATATAGATAAAAATTTAATGGATACGTCTATGTTTGTATTTGAGATAGATAAAGAAACTAAAGATGCATATAATATTATTAGTTCTAAGATAGATGCTATATTAGATGCTAATGATAAATTAATAGAAGCAAAAAATAGTAAGAAAAATCTTATTAAAGACGGATTAAAATATACAAATACCATCTTTACATTTTTTGATAAATATAAATCTCAAATGCAGGAACATTTTAGAGTATTAAGCCAGACAATATCAAATTTGAAAGAATCTGATTTTTCTAATGAACAAATAATGACTTTAAAAAATGAGTTAAGACTTATAAAAGAAAGTTTAATTGAAACATCTAATAGATTTCTTTCTATTATATTAGAATCAGCAGATCAGTTTAAAGATGTAAGCACAATAACAGAGGCAATATACAGCACAATAGAATATATAAAAGCCATTACAAATAAAACAAACCTTTTATCCATAAATGCCGGAATACAGGCATCTAAAGCTGGTTTTTATGGAAAGAGTTTTTCTGTTGTGGCAAAGGAGATAGGTGCTTTATCTTTTGAAATATCTAAAGGAACAGAAGCAATAGAAAAAATGCTTACTGATATATTTGCAGGACTTGTTGTAATAGAAAACTCTTCATTTTATATACATGATCACTGCAAGATTATTTCAGAAGAGGTAAGCAGTATTGCAGAAAATATAGACAATCTTATTAATGAAATAGAAAATGATATCAGCAGCGATTCTAAAAAGTTGAGTAATTTTAAATCTTTAGAGCAGTATAATGAAGTTATGTCTAATATTTTGGTAAATCAGAATTTGATAGTTTTATCTATAAAAGAAAATATTGCTGCTATGCTTGATGTTCAGAATAATTTAAATGCAAAAATAGAATATCAAAATCAAGATGTATATAAAATATTTAATAATTTTAATACTATAATAAAAACTAAAGATGAGCTTAACGATATAACTAAAAAAATAGGAAGTTATTCTTCATTTTCTCATACTGATATAGAGGCATTATCAAATATTATAAATACACATAGAAAGAAGAGCAGCTTCACATTTGCCCCTATTATAGCATTACTAAAGAAATCATAATGATTAATATTGATACATTATTGATTATAATATTGACCATATTATTTATATATGGTTTTAAAAAGGGACTTATATCTATTATTATACCTATTGCTGCTGTGATAGTTTCTTTTATAATAGCTCCTATTATATATAATCATATGTCGAAATATTTTGATCATTCTATTATTTTGAAGATTATATCTTTAATAGTTACTTACTCTGTTATAAGGATAATACTTTCAAAGGTAGAAAAAAGTGTAAAAGATATTTTGAAAATAATATATTTATCTTGGGTTGATAGGATTATTGGTGCTGCTATAGTTTTATTTGCTGCATGCATTATTATTTATTTTTTATCTTCGATAATTATGTATTATCTTCCGGAATATTTTAATTATATAGAAAAATCAAAAGTGATTAATTTAATATTTGAATTATTTAAAAATAATTATATATCAGATTTTATTAATAATAGTGATATATTATAAAATTAAATGCTTATTTTTGTAATAAAAACCAAGCATTTAAATATTTTGTTAATTTTCAGTATCTTTTACTTTTACAACCAAACCAGCTGCCTCAAGCAATGATACAATATATACTTTATCATTATCCTCTATATCTATAGCCATATTGCATACACCGAATACAGGCTCAGGTGCAGGTCTTACAACTACTTCTATTCCAGCATCAAGCAAAATTTTTTCTGCTTTAATTAAATCTCTAGGTGTTTGTAAATAACAAAAACTCTTTACCATAATTCATTTCCTAATGTATTGATTAAATATTTTAAATCTTCTTTTGTAGTATACGGTGAGAAAGAAAATCTTATAGCACCATTATCATTTTTATAAAAATTATGTGCTAAAAAAGCACAATGAAAACCATATCGGCATTCTATATTATAGTCTTCATATAGTTTATGAGCTAAATCTGACATACTTATAGAATTAGTAGTTATAGAAAATACAAACCCCTGCGTATTTTTATTTTTAGACCATACAGTTTTATATTTCTTGAGATTTTCTATTTTGTTTATTGTGTCTATCAAATCTTCCGTAGTAATATTCCAATCAGGTCTGTGTTTTAGTGCCGCCAAGAGTCCTATAATTCCTACAGTATTGGGAGTTCCTGCTTCATATATTTCCGGTACACTATATGGGGTTTCATATCCATCTCCAAAACCGCCTCCGAAGTATGCAGGATTTAGGTTTTCTGGATTTTTCACATAAAAACCGCCTGTTCCGGTAGGTCCTAAAAGTCCTTTATGACCAGTAAATGCTATAAAATCAACATTCCATTCATCAGCTTTTATTTCATGCACTCCTACTGCCTGAGTAGCGTCAGCAAGCATCGGTATATCGCCTATGGTTTCTTTAATTTTAGCTATAGGCTGTATTACTCCGCTTATATTACTCTCCATATTAACTATAACTAATGATATTTTCTCTTTTTTTATTATACTTTTAAGAGCATCTGTATCTATTATACCGCCTTCTATTGAAGGTATTATTTTATATTCCACATTATTATTTTTATTTAACTTGTATACAGGTCTAAGCACTGCATTATGCTCCAAAGCAGATATCAATATTTTACAATCATGCAGGTTCAAACCTATAAGTATATCATTTACAGATCTAGTAGCCCCAGAAGTAAATATTATATTGGCGTCATTTTTAGTGCCTATAAATTTTTTAGCTAATATTTCTCTGCATTCTTCTATCTTCTGAGTGGTTTCTTTTCCTCTTTTTGTGTTAACTCTTCCGTAAGTGCCGCCTACATTCATTATAAAATTATACATCTCTTCGGCAACTTCCTTAGGTTTAGGAAAACTAGTTGTAGAATTATCAAAATAATAATTTTTCATAATAAAAATAAGTTTTATGCCCTTATTACAGCAGAAGCATTAGCCATAGCCTCTATAATTCCAAGCATATTGGTTTGCTCTTCTACTTTAATTCCTTCTAATTCATAAAATTTAACACAAGTACCACAGAAAAATATTTTTATTCCTGCATCTCTTAATTCCTGAAGTAAAGTTTTATAAGGCTCTTCAATACCCAAATAAACTCCGCCGTTATAGCAATATAAAGCTTCAGGTTTTGGATTTGCATCTTTTAAAGCACCTAAAAATGCCTTTAATAATAATTCTCCAAGCTCATCATTTCCAAGTCCCATAACTTTTTTATCAACTACTGCTATTACAGGTCCTGATGATTTTTCTTTGCTGTTATTTAATGACAATTCTTTATTTTTTACAATTTTAAAGTTTTGACCTTCATTAGTGTATGTTATGCCATTATTTTTTAAGAAGTCTGTGATATTGTGAAAAGCAACATCATCATCTATAAGAACTTCTATTTCTTCGTTTAATGCAGCATTGTTTAGAGCAGTTTTAGTTAGAATTAATGGTTTTGGGCAAGGCACGCCTCTAGCATCTATAGTTTTCATAATCTTACTTCCTTAAATAATTTTGTAGATAATGATAATAATAATATATCAAAATTACTTTATTGTCAATTATGTATTATAAACTAATATTATTTCTTAAAAGACGGTAATGATTTTATCAAAAGTATGGCTATAAAAGTTATTATGCTTATCAAAACTATGGTAGCACCGGGTTTTAATCCTTTATAGTATGAAATAAATATTCCTAGTATTGTAAAAAATAAATTGAAAATCACAGCATAAATAATAGTTTTTTTATAGCTGTTTGCAATCTGCATAGAGCATGCAGCAGGAACTACCATCATTGACGATACTATTAAAGAGCCTATCGTTCTTGCTGATATTGATACGGCGGCAGCTGTAAGTATTGTAAATATGAAGTTTATCCTATTAACTGGAACACCTGATAATTTAGCTAATCTTTCATTAAATGTTATATAGAAAATCTCTTTATATAAAAGTATAAAAACAAGTATAGATATTAAACTTATTAATATTATTAACTTTAATTCAAAATCACTTATAGCTACTATACTTCCGAATAAAAAACTGTTAAAATTAGCATTGTTGGAAACAAACCCTGAGAGTACTCCTGCAATTCCTATTGATAAAGACATTATAATTGATATAGACATTTCTCCATATTTTGATATTTTTTTTCTGATAAACTCAATGGATAAAGCCGCCAATATACAAAATACAATTGAGGCTGCTATAGGATTAATATTAAATACAAGCCCGAAAGCAACACCTGCAAGAGAGGTATGAGATATGGCATCTCCTATCATAGAAAGCCTTTTTAATACAACTACAACACCTATGCATGGTATAATTACAGCAAGCATAATACCTACTATAAAAGCCTTACGCATAAAATCATACTGAAATATTTCCATATAAGTTTTCCAAAAATCAATGATAATTGAAGATATTATACTATAATTATTTTAAAATGAAAGTTTATAAAAGGGCTTATTTAAATATAAGCCCTTAATATAATAAAATTATATATTATTATTCATTACCAAAAGAAGGTAAGTACCAAGTGATTCCAGTAGTAGTTTCAAAATATACAGGTATAGAATTTCCGTTTGGAGCATAATCTCCATTAATGTCCATCTCAAAATACCATTCTAAATCTTCAACTGGAGTAATATAAAGCTCAGTATATGCAGACCAAGCTAAAGCATGAATTAGACCAGAACCTTTAAATCCCTCATCAATAATAGAGTATCCCAAACCCGGTTCCATATATAAAGTAATTATATCGCTGCTCGCTTCTAATCCTAAAGTAGGAAGTATTGATAATTGATAAGTCTCTCTTTCAAGCAAATCAGTACCTACACTTGTTGGTATTATTACACTGTCTGAATATACTTCATAACTTCCTAAAGTTTTTCCCTTAGCACCTAAAGAAGTATCATAAGTAACTTTAATAAACGGAGTAAGAGAAACGTTTCCAACTACTGCTCCAAAATATAGTCTGAAATCAAAACCGAATGATGAAGCTGTGTATGTAGAATAGGTATCTTTAGTCTGATTAATTCCGTATTTTAATGTCAATCTGAATTCTTTAAAAATATCTGAATCACTATAATATCTTATTTGCGGGTCAAGGCTTATACCTGTATATTTATAATTATTAACGTTAAATAGAGAATCTGTTACAGCAATTTGTACCGGAACTACTATTCTTAGGTTATTGTTTAAGGCATTAACAGCCAAAACAGGAGTATGTATACCAAAATTTTTATGCGAATTTAGAATTTCATCTATTAACGGCATAGTGTAATTGTATCCTATACCTATGCCTATCAAGTCTGAAGTATATCCTATACCAGCAGATATAGTTGCATCCAAATTAAAATTATTATCTGAAGAAACTAGTATTGAGCCTAAATAACCAGTATTAGCTCTAAAACCAAATGTACCTTTAATGGTATCATTTCCTAATGTAAAGCCTAATTGATCCATTCTGGCTCTGAATTGATTTCCATCTGTGAGAAAGTCAATCCAATCATTATTATTGCCGTACATACCAAAAACTAATGCATTGCTTATAGATAGTACAGCAATTACAGTAAATAAAACTTTTTTCATAGTTTGAATTCTCCTAAAAAAATTTAGGAAATTATATATATTATATACTAAAAAATCAAATTTATTTTACATTAAAATATATTTTTGTTAATTAATATTATAAAATGTAATCAAAATCAGCATGAACAAGCATTATCACTATTAGGGTGTTTATGCTTATGAGAAAGCTCTATATCTATTTGATTCTTTTCAAGTTCTATTAAAGTACCGTCCTCAAAACAAAATATTCTATTTGATATTTTTGACATTCTTTCCACATCATGTGTAACCATTATTATAGATACATTTTCATTTTTATTTAAATTATAAAGTATATTGTATATTAGTTCTGTTGTTTCTCTGTCAACTCCATTAGTAGGTTCATCGAGTACAAGCAAATTTGGTTTTGATATTAAAGTTCTTGCTAAAAATACTCTCTGAACCTGACCGCCTGAAAGTTTATATATCATTCTGTCTTTATAATTTTCCATACCCAAAAGTTTTAAGGCTTCTATAACTTTATTATGATGTTTTTTATTAGGAAATCTAAATAACCCTATATCAGCAAAATTATTAGACATTACAATTTCATAAACTGTTGCTGGAAAATTCATTATTTTAGAATATGCATTTTGTTCTAAATATCCGATTTTTTTCCAATCTTTAAAATTATTTATATCTTCTCCGTATAGTTTTATACTTCCTTTATATTGATGAAGTTCGCCTAGTATAAGTTTTAATATAGTACTTTTTCCAACTCCGTTAGAGCCTATTATAGAT from Brachyspira murdochii DSM 12563 encodes the following:
- a CDS encoding metal ABC transporter ATP-binding protein; amino-acid sequence: MDKVIEFKNVHFGYTSEDILRCISFDINKGDFVSIIGSNGVGKSTILKLILGELHQYKGSIKLYGEDINNFKDWKKIGYLEQNAYSKIMNFPATVYEIVMSNNFADIGLFRFPNKKHHNKVIEALKLLGMENYKDRMIYKLSGGQVQRVFLARTLISKPNLLVLDEPTNGVDRETTELIYNILYNLNKNENVSIIMVTHDVERMSKISNRIFCFEDGTLIELEKNQIDIELSHKHKHPNSDNACSC
- a CDS encoding serpulina hyodysenteriae variable surface protein, coding for MKKVLFTVIAVLSISNALVFGMYGNNNDWIDFLTDGNQFRARMDQLGFTLGNDTIKGTFGFRANTGYLGSILVSSDNNFNLDATISAGIGYTSDLIGIGIGYNYTMPLIDEILNSHKNFGIHTPVLAVNALNNNLRIVVPVQIAVTDSLFNVNNYKYTGISLDPQIRYYSDSDIFKEFRLTLKYGINQTKDTYSTYTASSFGFDFRLYFGAVVGNVSLTPFIKVTYDTSLGAKGKTLGSYEVYSDSVIIPTSVGTDLLERETYQLSILPTLGLEASSDIITLYMEPGLGYSIIDEGFKGSGLIHALAWSAYTELYITPVEDLEWYFEMDINGDYAPNGNSIPVYFETTTGITWYLPSFGNE